One window of Chryseobacterium sp. JJR-5R genomic DNA carries:
- a CDS encoding glycosyltransferase family 9 protein, with protein MTRILAYRFSAFGDVAMTVPVFREFLEQNPEVEIVMVSRKNFGSLFDGVPNVIFKGISLDEYKGFFGLRKLANELINEFHPDLIANLHDVIRTKILDKIYRRRGLKVFKINKGKEEKEQLTDIWNLNKKQLRRTVERYADVFREMGFKVELSHQLRPAATHKSGIGFAPFAQHRGKMLPLEKSYELVRVLSQKSTVYFFGGGEKETEVLQRWEKEIPNTFSLAGKLSLTEELNKIAQLELMISMDSANMHLASLVGTRCVSVWAQTHPYAGFLGFGQSGNDIVQVKDLTCRPCSVFGDRECFRGDWACLEELTIQKVIEKIK; from the coding sequence GTGACCAGAATCTTAGCATACCGTTTTTCTGCATTTGGCGATGTTGCCATGACCGTGCCTGTGTTCCGGGAGTTTCTGGAGCAGAATCCCGAAGTGGAAATTGTTATGGTTTCCCGGAAAAATTTCGGGAGCCTGTTTGACGGAGTTCCGAACGTTATATTCAAAGGAATCAGCCTGGATGAATACAAAGGTTTTTTCGGCCTGAGAAAACTGGCCAATGAATTAATTAACGAATTCCATCCTGATCTGATTGCCAACCTCCATGATGTGATCAGAACAAAGATTTTAGATAAAATCTACCGCCGCAGAGGACTGAAGGTTTTTAAAATCAATAAAGGAAAAGAAGAAAAGGAGCAGCTCACTGATATCTGGAACCTGAACAAAAAGCAGTTAAGAAGAACGGTAGAGCGCTATGCTGATGTTTTCAGGGAAATGGGATTCAAGGTAGAACTTTCACATCAGTTAAGACCGGCAGCAACCCATAAGTCCGGTATTGGTTTTGCACCTTTCGCACAGCACCGAGGGAAAATGCTCCCGCTGGAAAAATCTTATGAGCTGGTGAGGGTTTTATCTCAGAAGAGTACGGTTTATTTCTTCGGCGGCGGCGAAAAGGAAACCGAAGTCCTGCAAAGATGGGAAAAGGAAATTCCCAATACCTTCAGCCTTGCAGGTAAGCTGAGCCTGACCGAAGAGCTTAATAAGATTGCCCAGTTGGAACTGATGATCTCCATGGATTCTGCAAATATGCACCTGGCCAGCCTGGTGGGGACAAGGTGTGTCTCTGTCTGGGCGCAGACCCATCCGTATGCCGGGTTTTTAGGTTTCGGGCAAAGCGGGAATGATATCGTGCAGGTTAAGGATCTTACCTGCAGGCCGTGTTCTGTTTTCGGGGACAGGGAATGTTTCCGCGGCGACTGGGCCTGTCTGGAAGAGCTTACTATTCAGAAGGTAATTGAGAAAATCAAATGA
- a CDS encoding SufE family protein, which yields MTIKEKQQEIIDEFAFLEDWEQKYEYIIDLGKELKGLPGDRKSDDNLIKGCQSKVWIDAEFKEGKLFFDADSDGILPKGIVSLLVSIYSGHSTQEILDSDFEFISKIGLQEFLSPSRANGLMAMTKQIKFYAVAYQLKS from the coding sequence ATGACCATTAAAGAAAAACAGCAGGAAATCATCGACGAATTTGCGTTTCTCGAAGACTGGGAACAGAAATATGAATATATTATTGATCTCGGAAAAGAGCTTAAGGGGCTTCCTGGTGACAGAAAAAGTGATGACAACCTGATTAAAGGCTGCCAAAGCAAAGTATGGATCGATGCAGAGTTCAAAGAAGGGAAACTGTTTTTCGATGCGGATTCTGACGGTATTTTACCGAAAGGGATTGTTTCCCTGCTGGTAAGCATCTACAGCGGCCATTCCACCCAGGAAATTTTGGATTCTGATTTTGAGTTCATCTCTAAAATCGGATTGCAGGAATTTCTTTCCCCTTCCAGAGCCAACGGACTGATGGCGATGACCAAACAGATTAAATTTTACGCAGTAGCCTATCAGTTGAAATCATAG